A single region of the Branchiostoma lanceolatum isolate klBraLanc5 chromosome 1, klBraLanc5.hap2, whole genome shotgun sequence genome encodes:
- the LOC136444207 gene encoding uncharacterized protein, whose product MRKASRRCVLLVLAVVLNMTVGVHGWGRVKRTQQIEKLLGDRFLSLEAPRLCEARVTSRCVRHQADSYSRLDREMMTLSQDALLRHLCGAEQEFVTCLGTAPLACTTRMMRAVQTIAAGLVNITIKPYCPNIDLRILNPTFKVRCEKSEFEHCLYMGRMTTEVPWTPCRARAQSYSCFSQTCMQGTMESTWTAWQLLAHVAGETYSDPKLCQQFAPVSAGQGEPSNSHVPPGDMDTPQHSLSEYDYY is encoded by the exons ATGAGGAAAGCTTCTAGAAGATGCGTTTTGCTGGTTCTGGCCGTGGTGCTGAACATGACTGTTGGTGTTCATGGTTGGGGTCGGGTTAAGAGGACACAACAG ATAGAAAAGTTGCTTGGAGACCGGTTCCTTTCGTTGGAAG CCCCGCGGCTATGTGAGGCACGCGTGACGTCACGCTGTGTGCGTCACCAGGCTGACAGTTACTCCAGACTGGACAGGGAGATGATGACACTATCCCAGGATGCACTGCTGCGACATCTTTGCGGAGCCGAGCAG GAGTTCGTGACGTGTTTGGGAACAGCGCCGCTCGCCTGCACCACTAGAATGATGCGGGCCGTCCAGACCATCGCGGCCGGCCTGGTGAATATCACCATCAAGCCCTACTGCCCCAACATCGACCTGCGGATCCTCAATCCGACTTTCAAAG tGCGTTGTGAGAAGTCGGAGTTTGAGCACTGTCTGTACATGGGTCGTATGACGACTGAAGTCCCATGGACCCCTTGTCGCGCACGCGCACAGAGCTACAGCTGCTTCTCCCAAACCTGCATGCAGGGCACTATGGAATCGACCTGGACGGCCTGGCAG CTCCTGGCCCATGTAGCAGGGGAGACATACAGTGACCCGAAGTTGTGCCAGCAGTTTGCCCCGGTCAGTGCCGGACAGGGGGAGCCGTCCAACAGCCACGTGCCGCCCGGGGACATGGACACCCCGCAACATAGTCTGTCTGAGTACGACTATTACTAG